The DNA sequence TCTTTTTCAGAAACGCTTGCTTCCGGCACTTCGATAGTAAAGCCTTCCGTTTTTTTAATTTCTACCTTGGGGAAGACATCATAATGGACTGTAAAGGAAAAGTCTTCTTCAACTTTTAATTCGGGCTTTTCGTTCAGTTCGGGATAAGAGTAGGGGAGAGGTCTTTCATATTCATCAAGAGATTCAAAGATTTCTTTTAAGGACTCTTCGATTAGGTCTCCTGCAAGGTCTCCCTTGATAGCATCGCCGTATTTTGTTTCAAGTACGGATACGGGAACCTTTCCTTTTCTAAATCCCGGTATTTGAAGCTCTTTTGAATATTTGTTGAGCAATTTTTTATAGCTTTCTTGAACATCAGCTTTTTTGATTTTTACTGAAAGTTCCGCATGTGATTTTTCTTTAAGAGTTACGTTCTTTTCGTAGTCCATTTTTCCTTCCTTAGAGTTGATTTTAAGACTGCCCTTTATATAAAAGGGTATAAAAAAAAGCGATCCGTTCACCGAATCGCTTTAGAAGCGGGAAACGAGGATTGAACTCGCGACATCCACCTTGGCAAGGTGGCGCTCTACCACTGAGCTATTCCCGCAATTCTACTCCACTTTTTGTTTTGTGGAATTGTGCGAGAGGAGGGACTTGAACCCTCACGCCGAAGCACTAGATCCTAAGTCTAGCGTGTCTGCCAATTCCACCACTCTCGCTTAACAGTGAGCGTGTGTATAATATACATAAACCCAAAAAATGTCAAGTATTGAAATTTTATGAGCAAGTCATCTAAAAGTCTTGTTCACACGGAGGAGTATATTCTTTTTTTATATTTTTGTCAATAGTTTGAGCTAAAAAAGATGACAAAAATGCCCAAAATGATTATAGTATTATTATGAGCGATATTAAAAAACAGCCGAGAGAAGATTATAACTTAGGCTTTATTTTGCAATATGAAAATGTTGCTTGGTTTGATGAAGAATGTGGAGAAGTGCGTATTTTAGACAGGCGTATTTATCCCGAAAAAAAAGAATTTTGTATATGTAAAATATATGAGGAAGTTGCAAAGGCTATTGCCGACATGGTAACCCAAAGCGGCGGGCCATTTTCAGCGGCTGCTATGGGTATGGCTCTTGCTGCCTATCAAGGAAAAAATCTTTCAAAAACGGCATACCTTGAGTTTATGAAAGAGGCAGCCTATGCTCTATCCCATGCCCGCCCTACCACAAGCAAGGCGATGGAGCTTCTTACAGCCGAATCATTGAGCCTCTTTGAAAGACTCATCCAAAGCGGAGCATCTTCAAATGAAATTATTACCTCCTTAAAACAAAATGCGGTGGAACAAAACAATGTCAGGTATAAAAAAAATGCGGCAGCCGGCTCTTTTTTTGCCGATTTGGTTCCTGACGGCTCTTCAATTTTAACCCAATGTTTCGGAGAGACTACAGTCGGAGGATATTTACGCAGGTTTAAAGAAACCGATAAAAATATCAAGGTTTTTTGTGCCGAAACCCGTCCATATTTTCAAGGAGCCCGATTGACCGCTTCTTTGGCCTATGACATGGGCTTTGACACTACCGTCATTACCGACAATATGATAGCCCTTTTAATGAGCGAAAAAAAGATTAACTTTTGTGTTTCAGCTTCCGATGTTATAAGCCTTGATGGTTCTATCATAAACAAGATAGGAACCCTTCAAATTGCTATAGCTGCAAGTTACTTTGGTATTCCTTATTATGCAATAGGCTTTCCCGATAAAAATTATGTTTCTGCAAAAGAAGTAAAAATTGAATATAGAAATCCCGAAGAAGCTCTTTATGCTATGGGAAAAAGAACTGCAATTTTACCGGATGATTTTAGCCCTGAACATAAGAACGGTTTAATCTCAGGGCTTTATCCTGCCTTTGATATAACGCCTTATGAACTTTGCGCAGGCATAATTACGGATAAAGGCTTTTTTCAACCCGGGAGCTAAAGCTATAGGGAACCTCTAAAAACTTCCGTTTTTAGAGGTTTTCCTTAGATTTATTTGCGACGTATTTTTTATAAATTATTATAGTATAACAATTTATAAAAAATACTCGTCGGGCATCTCTAAAAACTAACCGAGTTTTTAGAGATGCCCTATAGTTTAAATATAAGACTGATTGCAACGGACTCAAAAAACATACCGATATTCTTTTTTGAATTGATTATTTTTTGTGTAAAATGAGCTTCATCTTTGTAATTATAATAGATTGGAGCTGTCTTCCATACAGCTTGAAGTTTTATGCGTGTTTTTTCGGAGGCTTTAAAAAATAGTTCATTCTTTAATTCAAAAGTCCATAATCGTTCGGCTTTATTTTTAGTAAAAGGGAGAGGCTTATATAGGTTTTTATGGCTTATAAGCTCTACTCTTATTGTGTTTAAGTAAAGAGGCATATTGTATTCTATCGAGTATGTTCCGGTATAACGGGCTCCGTTTCTGTTTTCACCATCATCATTGTCGAAAAAGAAAAAATCCTCAGTTGTTTGAGGAACAATGTCTTTGTAACTTATAATATGCCTTGTTTTTAAAATTAGACCTGACCATTCATTTTTTATTTTTGAGTTTAAATCAAAATAAAGTTCTAGGCCTGCATTGAGATCAATAAAGAATTTTGAAAAATATAGCGGTTTGATAACCTGTAAGTTATTGACATTTTTATTTTCGGCAAGTCCATAAAAATTTAGGCTAGGATAGGCCCAGCCTGTACTTATTGTAGTTCCGGAGAAGAAGTTGATAAAAGGCAGATAAACTATTTTTACATTTAAACACCCCAAAATATTTGCAGGCTTCAATGAGGCTTTAAACTCCAGTTCCGTATATTTTGAATTAGAATTTTCCTTGTAAGACCTTAAAAAATGCGATATAGAAATATTAAAATTTAAAGGATAGCTTAACTCTGTTTCAATTTCCGTTTTTGCTTTGTTTAGATCGGTATTTCCAAAAACATATGAAAAATTTATGAGAATTAAAATACAAAAACATATTTTTTTTAACTTCATACTTTATATTTTTACAAAACAAAAAAGCCGAAGCAGGGATATCCCGTTTACTTCGGCTTTTTTATATTACCGATTATATCGGAAACCGATTAATCGTTATATCGGAAGCCGATTGATCGGTGATGCCTCAATTTTTTTACTGGGCATTTGCGGGGGTTGTGGCCGGAATAAGATTCCCGGACCTGTCGATTATATCAACATCCGAATTAGGTGTAATCTGATCAACATAGAATGTGTACATAACAGGCTCAGAAACATTGCCTACATTATCGATAGCCTTAACTTCGATGTTGTAAACTGCATTTTGTGTAAATCTGATCGGTTCTACATACTTGGTATATTCTCCGTCATTTACTTTTACATAAATTGCGTCAACGCCTGAAAGGTTATCTTTTGCTGCAAATGAAACGGTTTCACTTGTAGAAACTATAACTCTGCCTTCTTCATCTACAACAGTATCGCTGGGGAATACCATGTACTTCTCGTCCTTGTTGATAAGACGGTTTGAATTTGCAATGCTTACAACGGGTGCTGTTCTGTCGATAGTAACTGCGAGTAACTTAATAGGAGCAAGGTTTCCTACATTGTCAATAGCTGTGTAATAAAGGTTTACAGGTCCTTCACCATCTAAAGAAACATAGGTCTGCTCCGATTCTTTTCCGTTTCCGGACATTTTAAGAGAGTTAAGATCCGTTCCCATATAACCGGCTGCTACACCTGATCCTCCGACTATGTCGGCTGCAGAAACATACCACTTTGTATCGGCTGAGCAATAAACTACTACACCGTCATTGTACAAAGGTGCTGTTGTCTTGATCATTGTATCAGGAGCCGTATTGTCTACGATTACCGACAAAGTTTTGGGCAATTCCAGATTTCCGCTGTTATCAAATCCTCTGTATGAAATATCATATTTCCCTTCTTCGAGAAGTTGGAAGGGGTTCTTGTATCTCATAAAGGCTGCACCATTTAAGGCAAATTCTACAAAGTCAAGACCGGTTTCTTTATCGGCTGATCTTAGTTTAAAAAAGACATCACTGTTTACATAGTTGGTGCCTTCTTCAACATAGTGAATTGCGGGGCGGACATAGTCTGTTCCTACAATAGAGGGAGCCTGTGCCCAAGCTGAAACAACTAAAAGTGAACATAAGGC is a window from the Treponema denticola genome containing:
- a CDS encoding OmpL47-type beta-barrel domain-containing protein, with the protein product MIKKIFFAALCSLLVVSAWAQAPSIVGTDYVRPAIHYVEEGTNYVNSDVFFKLRSADKETGLDFVEFALNGAAFMRYKNPFQLLEEGKYDISYRGFDNSGNLELPKTLSVIVDNTAPDTMIKTTAPLYNDGVVVYCSADTKWYVSAADIVGGSGVAAGYMGTDLNSLKMSGNGKESEQTYVSLDGEGPVNLYYTAIDNVGNLAPIKLLAVTIDRTAPVVSIANSNRLINKDEKYMVFPSDTVVDEEGRVIVSTSETVSFAAKDNLSGVDAIYVKVNDGEYTKYVEPIRFTQNAVYNIEVKAIDNVGNVSEPVMYTFYVDQITPNSDVDIIDRSGNLIPATTPANAQ
- a CDS encoding s-methyl-5-thioribose-1-phosphate isomerase → MSDIKKQPREDYNLGFILQYENVAWFDEECGEVRILDRRIYPEKKEFCICKIYEEVAKAIADMVTQSGGPFSAAAMGMALAAYQGKNLSKTAYLEFMKEAAYALSHARPTTSKAMELLTAESLSLFERLIQSGASSNEIITSLKQNAVEQNNVRYKKNAAAGSFFADLVPDGSSILTQCFGETTVGGYLRRFKETDKNIKVFCAETRPYFQGARLTASLAYDMGFDTTVITDNMIALLMSEKKINFCVSASDVISLDGSIINKIGTLQIAIAASYFGIPYYAIGFPDKNYVSAKEVKIEYRNPEEALYAMGKRTAILPDDFSPEHKNGLISGLYPAFDITPYELCAGIITDKGFFQPGS